The stretch of DNA ATCGATCTGGCGCCACACGCGGGAAAGACCATCGCCATCGAGTTGTTGAACCAACCTACCGGATGGTTCTGCGAGGCGGCCTATTGGGCGGAGATTGCGCTGGTAGGTATCTAGCGTATAGGCCACGAACGGTGGAAAACTGACTTGCAGCATTTCGTACACGGTCTGATTTCCTGCCGCATTGTGAAGCAAGGAAAGCCTTCGCAGACACCGTCGTTCTCCGGCCCGGTGCGATCACGTTCACAGAAGACCGACCGGATTGGAAGCCTCGGGCTGGAAAGTAGGTACTATTGTCGACCTACTTGACGATGGGGCAACGAGCGAGAATTCTCGAACAATGCCGGACAAACCTAGGCGGAATTCGCGCTGCTCGATGTTCGCAGTCGACGACAATGTCGCGAATTCTGTCGAAGAGTTGAGTGTCCGCCTGACAGCGTATCTTCGATGCGAAACGATTGAAAGCCAACGTTTAGGTAGCGAGCAAGCATTCGACCTCTATGTCTTCGTCGACCTGTGACCAGTGGATGCCAATGCCGTCTCCGATCAGTTCCCATTGCGCCCTTTGTACCGGCGTTGCGTGAAGGAGCCGCGGAAACCACTGAAGCGGGGCGGAGATTTCTCGCCCGTCGGCCAGAACGACTCGAATTGCGTCATCGGTAAACGAAACGTCCACTGCAAGTGGCTCAACTTTCTCTGCCAAAGTGCTCATGCCATTTCCTTTCGATAATAGCGCGATTGTTTTCGAGTATCTGCGCGATCTCGTTCAATTCGTACGCTCGGAAATTTCGCGACCGTGCAAGTTCCAAAGGCTGCATCCAGTATTTAGCGTGCGCCCGCCCCTTTGCAACATGAACGTGAACGGGCTCTCCCCGATCCAAACTGAAGAAGAAGACTCGGTAGCCCCGAATATCGTGGATGACTGTCGGCACGGGAGCAGCTTCCTTTCTCTCTACTGCGGTTTTTTATCCGATGCCTGCTTCATCGGCCAGTGCTCGTTCGGCGTGCGCACGTTCGCCAGAAACGCTTCGATTTTCGCGATGATGTCCGGCTGATCTGCCGCGACGTTTCTGGTTTCGCCGATGTCGGTGGCGAGGTCGTAGAGTTCGAGCGGCGCGCCTTGCGCCAGCCGCACCGCCTTCCAGTTTCCCATGCGGACGGCCTGTTTCGATCCCTGCTCGTGGAACTCCCAATAGAAAAATTCGTGTTGGGGTTGCGCCGCTTCGCCGCCGGTGGCCATGGACAGAAGCGTCGGCGCGATCGAAATCCCATCGTTTCCCGTTGGCGCTTCGACCCCGGCGATCTCGCATAGCGTCGGCAACACGTCCCAGAACGCCCACGGCAGATTGCTCACGCGCTCCGGCGGAATCCTCCCCGGCCACCGGGCAATTCCGGGAACGCGAATGCCGCCCTCGTATAGCGCGCGCTTGTACCCGCGCAACGGCCCGCTGCTCTTGAAGAACTCCGGGTCCGAATTGCCTTCCTTGTGCGGGCCGTTGTCGCTCGAAAAGAGGACGAGCGTATTGTCATCGATGCCGAATTCTTTCAGCTTGGCAAACAATCGCCCGATATCCGCGTCCATGCGCGTAATCATTGCCGCCTTGCCTTTCTCTTGAACAGGCCAAGGTTCGTCTTTATAGGGGCCGTAGTCCGGCACTTCCATGCCGTCGCCGGTTGCGCGCCCGCCTTCGTTGTTTGCGTGCGGAATGGTGAGCGCGAGATACAGGAAGAACGGTTCGGATCGGTGCTGCTCGACAAACGTCAAGGCTTCCGCGGCAAATAAGTCGTGCGAGTACTCGACGCGCTCGACAGCAACGCCCTTGTTTTTCGGGTCCTCGGTGTTGCGGAGCGGTACGCGCTGCTCATTCCGCCAGAGAAACGCCGGGTAGTAGTTGTGTGCATGCCCCTGATCGAGATAGCCGAAGAAATAATCGAACCCCTGCTTATTCGGCGTGCCCGTTGTGTCTTCGTTCCCCAAGCCCCATTTTCCAATAAGCCCGGTCGAGTACCCCGCGCCCTTCAATAGTTCCGCAACGGTGACATCGTCCGGGCGCAACGGAACGCGCGCATTGCCTCGAATCCAGCAGTGGCCCGTGTGCAGGCCCGTCATCAGCGCGCAACGCGACGGCGCGCACACCGTGCTGCCCGCGTAACACTGCGTGAAACGCACACCCTCCGTTGCCATCCGATCGAGGTTCGGCGTCTTGATTCGGTCTTGCCCATAACACCCGAGATCGCCGTAGCCGAGATCGTCCGCGAGTATAAAGATGATATTCGGCTTGGCGGACGACGCGGCGTAACCGGTGCGCGGCGCCGCACTCGCCACGGCCCCCGCGGCCGCCGCCCGGAGCCATTCGCGCCGTGTAACGTGCATACGCAGACCCTCCCGGATAGGCGGCTACTGTACCGCGCCGTGACGCGCGCGGCAAACGCCACGACGGTTGCCCAACGCTAATCGGCGGGATTAGCATAGGCAGCGCCATGAGCACCATGCGAACACGGCGCGAATTCATCGGCGAAGGCGTGGGCGGTTTGCTCGCGTCGTCGTTCGGGACGCGCCCGTACCACACTGCGCACCCCGAGCGGAACGCGGCGTTCGACGAACGTCCGATGAACGCCGTGGTGTTTATGTGTGACGAGCACAACCCGCACATCAGTTCGGTGTACGGGCACCCGATCGTGCAAACGCCCAACCTCGATCGGCTGGCTGCGCGCGGCACGGTATTCGAAAACGCGTATTGTCCTTCGCCGTTGTGCGCGCCGTGCCGTAGCGCGTTCATGTCCGGCAAGCGCGTTCACGAAATCCAGTGTTACAGCAACTGCAACGTGTTCCGCTTCGATTACCCGACCTACGGACAGGTGCTGCACGACGAAGGCGTCCATACCGTCCATATCGGTAAGACGGACGTGTTCCGCGAAGGCCCGGCGCTGGGGTTCTCGGAGACGATCCTGCCGGGCGACCGGACACCGCCGGGCGACACGTTGATTCAACACGCGCCGCTCGCGATTCGCCCCGACGGCGCGAAG from Candidatus Hydrogenedentota bacterium encodes:
- a CDS encoding arylsulfatase produces the protein MHVTRREWLRAAAAGAVASAAPRTGYAASSAKPNIIFILADDLGYGDLGCYGQDRIKTPNLDRMATEGVRFTQCYAGSTVCAPSRCALMTGLHTGHCWIRGNARVPLRPDDVTVAELLKGAGYSTGLIGKWGLGNEDTTGTPNKQGFDYFFGYLDQGHAHNYYPAFLWRNEQRVPLRNTEDPKNKGVAVERVEYSHDLFAAEALTFVEQHRSEPFFLYLALTIPHANNEGGRATGDGMEVPDYGPYKDEPWPVQEKGKAAMITRMDADIGRLFAKLKEFGIDDNTLVLFSSDNGPHKEGNSDPEFFKSSGPLRGYKRALYEGGIRVPGIARWPGRIPPERVSNLPWAFWDVLPTLCEIAGVEAPTGNDGISIAPTLLSMATGGEAAQPQHEFFYWEFHEQGSKQAVRMGNWKAVRLAQGAPLELYDLATDIGETRNVAADQPDIIAKIEAFLANVRTPNEHWPMKQASDKKPQ
- a CDS encoding DUF4160 domain-containing protein encodes the protein MPTVIHDIRGYRVFFFSLDRGEPVHVHVAKGRAHAKYWMQPLELARSRNFRAYELNEIAQILENNRAIIERKWHEHFGRES
- a CDS encoding DUF2442 domain-containing protein, with protein sequence MSTLAEKVEPLAVDVSFTDDAIRVVLADGREISAPLQWFPRLLHATPVQRAQWELIGDGIGIHWSQVDEDIEVECLLAT